Proteins encoded in a region of the Mycolicibacterium chitae genome:
- a CDS encoding zinc ribbon domain-containing protein, protein MADVADQPACPSCAAPARRVFGSPHLSTFSAGQHRLASAADASAEHPVVTTSIPAAAGPPRAPRRDPRLPALPRM, encoded by the coding sequence ATGGCCGATGTCGCAGATCAACCCGCCTGTCCATCGTGTGCGGCACCCGCGCGTCGGGTGTTCGGTTCGCCGCACCTTTCGACGTTCAGCGCGGGCCAGCACCGACTCGCGTCGGCGGCGGATGCCAGCGCCGAGCACCCCGTCGTCACGACGTCCATCCCGGCCGCGGCCGGGCCACCGCGTGCCCCGCGCCGCGATCCGCGGCTTCCCGCACTCCCCCGGATGTGA
- a CDS encoding AmiS/UreI family transporter: protein MIGIGLFYVGAVLIINGLMLLGRITPTGATPLNYFVGALQVLTPTVLAAQAGGDSAVTFAASGLYLFGFTYLWVAINNSTGWDGTGLGWFSLFVAAAALGYSWHAFAVEADPAFGVIWLLWAVLWFLFFLVLGLGRSSLGPAAGVVALVEGVLTAAIPAFLILSGNWHNGLTTAVVIGVIGVATIVFAVPLGRLLAAPGALPERPDPVAPATVSN, encoded by the coding sequence ATGATCGGCATCGGGCTCTTCTACGTGGGCGCCGTCCTGATCATCAACGGTCTGATGTTGCTCGGACGTATCACACCCACCGGTGCGACCCCGCTGAACTACTTCGTCGGTGCGCTGCAGGTGCTGACCCCGACGGTGCTCGCCGCACAGGCCGGCGGTGACAGCGCCGTCACCTTCGCCGCCTCCGGGCTCTATCTGTTCGGGTTCACCTACCTGTGGGTGGCGATCAACAACAGCACCGGATGGGACGGGACCGGGTTGGGCTGGTTCTCCCTGTTCGTCGCCGCCGCGGCGCTCGGGTACTCCTGGCATGCCTTCGCGGTGGAAGCAGATCCCGCCTTCGGGGTGATCTGGCTGCTGTGGGCCGTGCTGTGGTTCCTGTTCTTCCTGGTACTCGGACTGGGCCGCAGTTCGTTGGGGCCCGCCGCCGGCGTGGTCGCCCTTGTCGAAGGCGTCCTGACCGCCGCCATCCCGGCCTTCCTGATCCTGTCCGGGAACTGGCACAACGGACTGACCACGGCAGTGGTCATCGGCGTAATCGGAGTCGCCACCATCGTTTTCGCCGTCCCACTGGGGCGCCTGCTCGCCGCACCGGGGGCCCTTCCCGAACGTCCCGACCCGGTCGCGCCCGCGACCGTATCCAACTGA